One stretch of Lachnospiraceae bacterium oral taxon 096 DNA includes these proteins:
- a CDS encoding IS607 family transposase, translated as MSKYYSIREFSRILGVSAQTLRNWDANGKLHPHHVSSNGYRYYSHEQLNQVMNIKSDLNRIVIGYCRVSSNKQKDDLERQIENMKLYLNAQGKPYEIISDIGSGINYKKKGLRELIKRISQHEVEKVVVLYKDRLLRFGFELVEYVASLYNCDIEIIDNTEKPEQQELVEDLVQIITVFSCKLQGKRANKARELVNELIEVDSEK; from the coding sequence ATGAGTAAATACTATTCTATCAGAGAATTTTCAAGAATTTTAGGAGTATCAGCCCAAACACTTAGAAATTGGGATGCAAACGGTAAACTTCATCCACATCATGTGTCTAGTAATGGATACAGATATTATTCTCATGAACAATTAAATCAGGTTATGAATATAAAATCTGATTTGAATAGAATTGTCATTGGATATTGCAGAGTTTCAAGCAATAAACAAAAAGATGATTTAGAAAGACAAATAGAGAATATGAAGCTGTATCTAAATGCTCAAGGGAAACCTTATGAAATAATTTCGGATATAGGTTCTGGAATTAATTATAAGAAAAAGGGTTTAAGAGAATTAATCAAACGTATATCTCAGCATGAAGTGGAAAAAGTTGTAGTTCTTTATAAAGACAGATTATTAAGATTTGGATTTGAATTAGTTGAATATGTTGCAAGTTTATATAATTGTGACATAGAAATAATTGATAATACAGAAAAACCAGAACAGCAAGAGCTTGTAGAAGATTTAGTTCAAATTATCACAGTTTTTAGTTGTAAATTACAAGGCAAACGTGCTAATAAAGCTAGAGAATTAGTAAATGAATTAATTGAGGTTGACAGTGAAAAATGA
- a CDS encoding DUF1533 domain-containing protein, with amino-acid sequence MRDNYPLDKTVRLTFDNANKSQLKNFLAAVKKDGTEVSVNGVAYHKVSSFSRGDSNVFKVTQNYGTGKDEFIDLSKEAFQAGKNMVKISSDLFDTVEISVDYQ; translated from the coding sequence GTGAGAGACAATTATCCTCTCGACAAGACAGTTCGACTCACCTTTGACAATGCAAATAAGTCTCAACTAAAGAACTTTCTTGCAGCAGTAAAAAAAGATGGCACCGAAGTTTCTGTCAATGGCGTAGCTTATCATAAGGTATCTAGCTTCTCCCGTGGAGACAGCAATGTGTTCAAAGTGACGCAAAATTATGGCACGGGAAAAGACGAGTTTATTGACCTTAGCAAGGAGGCCTTCCAAGCAGGAAAGAACATGGTAAAGATTTCCTCCGATCTTTTTGATACTGTAGAAATTAGTGTGGATTATCAATAA
- a CDS encoding 3D domain-containing protein: MKKSLTKIFAVTAIISTILSNAVYAAPKRGEKIGTFRVTAYTNYTRSGKYKNIPTAKGMMPKANHTVATNWKEIPAGSKIMIGDSDIVYTVEDTGNFTGLVDIYMGSYGAMQEWGMHRLPVYRVIEE; this comes from the coding sequence ATGAAGAAGAGTTTAACGAAGATTTTTGCTGTAACTGCTATTATAAGTACGATTTTATCCAATGCTGTATACGCTGCTCCAAAGCGTGGCGAGAAGATTGGTACATTTCGCGTAACTGCTTACACCAATTACACAAGATCTGGCAAATACAAAAACATTCCAACAGCCAAAGGCATGATGCCTAAAGCAAATCATACCGTTGCAACCAACTGGAAGGAAATTCCAGCAGGTTCAAAGATTATGATTGGTGACAGCGACATTGTCTACACTGTGGAAGACACTGGAAACTTCACTGGTCTTGTCGACATCTACATGGGTAGCTATGGTGCAATGCAAGAATGGGGTATGCACAGACTACCAGTTTATCGTGTTATTGAAGAATAA
- a CDS encoding AAA family ATPase, with the protein MIVSDGAEDNYANLSPAQKSQVEFVQFHPSYDYTDFVEGLRPRMNEDGSIGFELQDGIFKGFVDRARENFEIAKESRQEKAKEAFADEIIALFFENIQFEQDQFQTITGSQFTIIDVDEHYISIYIPRNPLTNRITLNMNDIRKMLISGETFDKVTSVTRFFGKKNARQEYSYDLALFQEMSKFKSKLKKNPFVDEKIKKYVFIIDEINRGEISKIFGELFFSIDPGCRGRAGEVSTQYANMHAEPEKKFYIPPNVYIIGTMNDIDRSVDSFDFAMRRRFRFIEIRARDTQFMLEHLGDKKLVKEATERMNRLNTAILAVDGLNENYQIGAAYFLKLKEKTVGFDELWRDYLEPLLQDYVRGLYDEKAMIRQLYLAYCGDENRFGSDVMENEQ; encoded by the coding sequence ATGATTGTCAGTGATGGGGCAGAGGATAATTATGCCAATTTGTCACCAGCACAAAAGAGTCAAGTAGAATTTGTTCAATTTCATCCAAGTTATGATTATACTGATTTTGTGGAGGGACTTCGCCCGAGGATGAACGAAGATGGAAGTATCGGATTTGAGCTTCAAGATGGTATTTTTAAAGGCTTTGTGGATAGGGCAAGAGAAAATTTTGAAATTGCCAAGGAGTCGAGGCAGGAAAAGGCAAAGGAGGCCTTTGCAGACGAAATTATAGCATTGTTCTTTGAAAATATACAATTTGAACAGGATCAATTTCAAACGATCACAGGAAGTCAATTTACCATTATTGATGTGGATGAGCACTATATTTCAATTTACATTCCACGAAATCCCTTGACAAATCGAATTACGTTGAATATGAATGATATCCGAAAAATGCTGATTTCGGGGGAGACTTTTGATAAAGTAACGAGTGTGACAAGATTTTTTGGGAAAAAGAATGCAAGACAGGAATATTCCTATGATTTGGCTCTGTTTCAGGAGATGAGTAAATTTAAATCAAAATTAAAGAAAAATCCTTTTGTTGATGAAAAGATAAAAAAATATGTCTTTATTATTGACGAAATTAATCGAGGCGAAATTTCAAAGATTTTTGGAGAATTATTTTTTTCTATTGATCCGGGGTGTCGGGGAAGGGCAGGGGAGGTTTCTACGCAATACGCCAATATGCATGCCGAGCCAGAAAAGAAATTTTATATTCCGCCCAATGTCTATATTATAGGGACAATGAATGATATTGATCGCTCAGTGGACAGCTTTGACTTTGCAATGCGAAGACGTTTTCGTTTTATTGAAATTCGAGCAAGGGATACACAGTTCATGTTAGAACATCTTGGCGACAAAAAGTTGGTCAAAGAGGCCACGGAGAGAATGAATCGTCTCAATACAGCAATTTTAGCTGTCGATGGACTAAATGAAAATTATCAGATTGGAGCGGCGTATTTTTTAAAGTTAAAAGAAAAGACGGTTGGTTTTGATGAATTGTGGAGAGATTATCTTGAACCACTTTTGCAAGATTATGTCCGTGGACTCTATGACGAAAAAGCAATGATACGACAGCTCTATCTTGCCTATTGTGGGGATGAAAATAGATTTGGAAGTGATGTGATGGAAAATGAACAATAA
- a CDS encoding transposase: MIKSIKIRLYPNNKQITQLFQYAGCARFAYNWAIAKEQENYKQKNKFLSDNELRKEFTQLKKLPEYRWLNEVSNNVTKQAIKDACNAYKKFFKGQCKYPKFKSKKHSTPSFYQDTGKIQFTDTHVKVEGFSMSKRRNKQKLNWIRLCEKERIPINCKYLNPRFTYDGLYWYVSIGIEVDDNNNLPSNDGVGIDLGIKNLAVCSDGNTYKNINKTQKVRKIEKKKRRLQRSISRRYEKNKKGGSYCKTSNIIKREKELLKVIKRLTNIRQNYLHQTTSEIIKRKPSFICMEDLNVSGMMKNKHLSKAVQQQCFYEFRKQIEYKSNWNNISVIIADRFFPSSKLCSCCGNIKKDLKLSDRIYKCECGNIIDRDFQASLNLKQYGENVLKQSVV, translated from the coding sequence ATGATAAAATCAATAAAAATCAGACTATACCCAAATAATAAACAGATTACTCAACTATTTCAATATGCTGGATGTGCGAGATTTGCTTACAATTGGGCTATTGCAAAGGAACAAGAGAACTATAAGCAAAAAAATAAATTCTTATCGGATAATGAATTACGAAAAGAATTTACACAGCTAAAGAAACTGCCAGAGTATAGATGGCTAAATGAAGTAAGTAATAATGTAACAAAGCAGGCAATCAAAGATGCTTGTAATGCCTATAAAAAATTTTTCAAAGGGCAATGCAAATATCCTAAATTTAAAAGTAAAAAGCATTCAACTCCTTCTTTTTATCAAGATACTGGTAAAATTCAGTTTACAGATACTCATGTAAAAGTCGAAGGATTTTCAATGAGTAAAAGACGAAATAAACAAAAATTGAATTGGATTAGACTTTGTGAAAAAGAAAGAATACCAATTAACTGTAAATACTTAAATCCACGCTTTACATATGATGGATTGTATTGGTATGTATCTATTGGAATTGAAGTAGATGACAATAATAATCTTCCATCAAATGATGGTGTCGGAATTGATTTAGGTATTAAAAACTTAGCAGTTTGTTCTGATGGAAATACTTATAAGAACATAAATAAAACACAAAAAGTAAGAAAAATAGAAAAGAAAAAACGCAGGTTACAGCGTTCAATATCAAGAAGATATGAGAAAAATAAGAAAGGAGGCAGTTATTGTAAAACAAGTAACATAATAAAAAGAGAAAAAGAACTTTTAAAAGTAATAAAACGATTAACAAATATTCGTCAAAACTACTTACATCAGACAACATCTGAAATCATAAAGCGAAAACCAAGTTTTATCTGTATGGAAGATTTGAATGTAAGTGGAATGATGAAAAATAAGCATTTATCCAAAGCAGTACAACAACAATGCTTTTATGAATTTAGAAAGCAGATTGAGTATAAGTCTAACTGGAATAATATTTCAGTCATTATAGCAGACAGATTCTTTCCAAGTTCTAAACTATGTAGTTGTTGTGGAAATATTAAAAAAGATTTGAAACTGTCTGACAGAATTTATAAATGTGAATGTGGAAACATCATAGATAGAGATTTTCAAGCAAGTTTGAATCTAAAGCAGTATGGAGAGAATGTTTTAAAACAATCTGTAGTGTAA
- a CDS encoding PrsW family intramembrane metalloprotease, whose amino-acid sequence MYQISLILAVAPALWLLYYMYQLDEIEKEPIGLLAQLFILGAVSIVVAFILEKIGFSILNRYFDEDELISIVISNFFIIGVVEEMTKRFILKAVTWNHPAFDYCFDGVVYAVAVSLGFAALENLLYVHRLGIGVVPLRAVTAIPVHCITGIFMGHYYGLAKLYRERGNEEKKKSYLAKSYWIPVLLHGAYDFIASIGGWGIVVFWAFLIGLDVVAYFSVKRFSREDVTVKNGDTTQ is encoded by the coding sequence ATGTATCAAATTTCGTTAATATTGGCTGTGGCACCAGCACTTTGGTTGTTGTACTATATGTATCAATTAGATGAAATTGAAAAAGAACCTATAGGATTATTGGCACAGCTCTTTATTTTAGGGGCGGTTTCCATTGTGGTGGCGTTTATTTTGGAAAAAATAGGATTTTCTATTTTAAATCGATACTTTGATGAGGATGAATTAATTTCCATTGTCATTAGTAATTTTTTCATTATTGGTGTGGTCGAGGAGATGACAAAGCGTTTTATTTTAAAGGCAGTGACATGGAACCATCCCGCATTTGATTATTGTTTTGATGGAGTGGTTTATGCGGTAGCTGTGTCTTTAGGATTTGCTGCACTTGAGAACCTACTCTATGTCCATCGATTGGGCATTGGTGTTGTGCCGCTTCGTGCGGTGACAGCGATTCCCGTGCACTGTATTACAGGAATTTTCATGGGACATTATTATGGATTGGCCAAGCTCTATCGGGAGAGGGGAAATGAGGAGAAAAAGAAAAGTTATCTTGCAAAGAGTTATTGGATACCTGTGCTTTTGCATGGAGCGTATGATTTTATTGCCAGTATTGGTGGATGGGGAATTGTTGTATTTTGGGCGTTTTTAATTGGATTGGATGTCGTCGCCTATTTTTCAGTGAAACGCTTTTCGAGAGAAGATGTGACAGTAAAAAACGGAGATACTACACAGTAG
- a CDS encoding 8-oxo-dGTP diphosphatase: MARTENVELTVLCLIQDGDKILLQNRVKEDWKGYTLPGGHVEIGESFVDAVKREMKEETGLDVTNPKLVGVKQFPIKNGRYIVFLFKTEQFSGELVSSEEGQMEWIDGRHLSEINTVNDFDELLRVINNADLTEFQYLVDGDIWSVSIK, from the coding sequence ATGGCAAGAACGGAAAATGTTGAATTGACAGTGCTTTGTCTTATTCAAGATGGAGATAAAATTCTATTACAGAACAGGGTGAAAGAAGATTGGAAGGGCTATACACTTCCAGGAGGTCATGTCGAGATCGGGGAATCCTTTGTTGATGCTGTGAAGAGAGAAATGAAAGAAGAGACAGGACTGGATGTTACTAACCCAAAATTGGTTGGGGTAAAGCAGTTTCCAATAAAAAATGGACGATATATTGTATTTCTGTTTAAAACAGAGCAGTTTTCAGGAGAACTTGTTTCATCAGAAGAAGGACAAATGGAATGGATTGATGGCAGGCATCTTTCAGAAATCAATACAGTAAATGATTTTGATGAACTTTTGAGAGTTATTAATAATGCAGACTTAACAGAGTTTCAATATTTGGTAGACGGGGATATTTGGAGTGTTTCAATAAAGTAA
- the udk gene encoding uridine kinase — MNTLVIGIAGGSGSGKTTLANRLVEKFGEDEVTILRHDNYYKAHDDIPFEERENLNYDHPDAFDTDLLCEHLRLLKEGHSISVPTYDYCLHTRARECIVVHPAPAIVVEGILIFSEPKLCDLMDLKVFVDTDADVRVLRRIKRDVVKRGRSLESVMTQYLSTVKPMHEQFVEPSKRRADLIIPEGGKNLVALEMLIQKVNNHLYQR, encoded by the coding sequence ATGAATACATTAGTTATTGGGATCGCAGGTGGAAGTGGAAGTGGAAAGACAACATTGGCCAATCGCTTGGTGGAAAAATTTGGTGAAGATGAAGTGACAATTTTGCGTCACGACAATTACTATAAGGCTCATGATGATATTCCGTTTGAGGAGAGAGAAAATTTAAATTATGACCATCCTGATGCATTTGACACAGATCTTTTATGTGAGCATTTGCGACTTCTTAAGGAGGGGCATTCCATTTCGGTGCCAACCTATGACTATTGCCTTCATACAAGGGCAAGGGAGTGCATCGTGGTGCATCCGGCACCTGCCATTGTCGTGGAAGGGATTTTGATTTTTTCAGAACCTAAATTGTGTGATTTAATGGATTTGAAAGTCTTTGTGGACACAGATGCGGATGTGCGAGTTTTGAGAAGAATTAAGCGAGATGTGGTCAAGAGAGGACGCTCCCTAGAGAGTGTAATGACACAATATTTGAGCACAGTAAAGCCAATGCACGAGCAATTTGTTGAACCAAGTAAGCGAAGGGCTGATTTGATTATTCCAGAAGGAGGAAAAAATTTAGTTGCTCTAGAGATGTTAATTCAAAAGGTGAACAATCACCTCTATCAGAGATAG
- a CDS encoding GNAT family N-acetyltransferase: MVFKKKEFKLKDGRKAVLHTPSEDDAEDMLQFIVKASSETDFLMRFPEELAEVTLDQERAFIQESYDSENRMMIICFVDGRIAGSCQISFCTRKKDRHRASVAIALLQEFWNLGIGTRMFEEMFQVARARGDVRQIELDFIEGNKRARGLYEKMGFRITGIKPDAIRMRDGSFVNEYMMVKWL, encoded by the coding sequence ATGGTTTTTAAGAAAAAAGAGTTCAAATTAAAAGATGGGAGAAAGGCAGTTCTTCATACTCCTTCAGAAGATGATGCGGAGGATATGCTTCAATTTATTGTAAAGGCATCAAGTGAGACAGATTTTTTGATGAGGTTTCCAGAGGAATTGGCTGAGGTTACGCTGGATCAGGAAAGAGCTTTTATTCAGGAGAGCTATGATAGTGAGAATAGAATGATGATAATCTGTTTTGTAGATGGCAGGATTGCAGGAAGTTGTCAGATTTCTTTTTGTACTAGAAAAAAAGATCGTCATCGGGCTTCTGTTGCGATTGCCCTTTTGCAAGAATTCTGGAATCTTGGTATCGGAACAAGAATGTTTGAAGAGATGTTTCAAGTGGCCAGAGCTCGTGGCGATGTCCGTCAGATTGAACTTGACTTTATTGAGGGAAATAAAAGAGCGAGAGGGCTATATGAAAAAATGGGATTTCGGATTACAGGAATAAAACCAGATGCGATACGAATGAGGGATGGATCGTTTGTGAATGAGTATATGATGGTGAAGTGGCTATGA
- the mutY gene encoding A/G-specific adenine glycosylase, translated as MNHFESYLLQWYDQNKRKLPWRENPTSYHVWLSEIMLQQTRVETVKSYYERFLKKLPDIHSLAKASEEVYTKLWEGLGYYSRVQNLHKGAVQIMEDFGGTMPSTYQDLLKIAGIGPYTAAAIASIAFGQKIPAIDGNLLRIFARLTAYKESIKTERAKKEASAFFFPKMMSNRPGDFNQALMDLGSNICTPKTKPNCNACPLRPYCMSQQTGTQLDYPITPPKKERTIEKRFLLRIHDQEHMLIRKRPNKGILAGLYEFPNFSYTSEEEAQNQALSFIKSLDFVPIQVSKLPLHRHIFTHKEWMIEGLDIFIETPPSTPQKKEEYIWANMVDITNFYTIPSAFSPYLKI; from the coding sequence ATGAATCATTTTGAAAGCTATTTATTACAATGGTATGACCAAAATAAACGGAAACTTCCCTGGCGAGAAAATCCAACAAGTTATCATGTGTGGCTGTCAGAAATTATGTTACAGCAAACAAGAGTAGAAACCGTAAAAAGCTACTATGAACGCTTCTTAAAAAAACTCCCCGATATTCATTCCCTAGCTAAAGCTTCCGAAGAAGTCTACACTAAACTTTGGGAAGGACTTGGTTACTATTCTCGTGTCCAAAACCTCCACAAAGGTGCTGTGCAAATTATGGAGGATTTTGGTGGAACTATGCCTTCTACCTACCAAGATTTATTAAAAATTGCAGGCATTGGCCCCTATACCGCAGCTGCCATCGCCTCGATTGCCTTTGGTCAAAAAATTCCTGCCATTGATGGCAATCTCTTGCGCATATTTGCAAGATTGACCGCCTATAAAGAAAGCATCAAAACAGAAAGAGCAAAAAAAGAGGCATCTGCTTTCTTTTTTCCAAAAATGATGAGCAACCGACCAGGCGATTTTAATCAAGCACTCATGGATCTGGGCTCTAATATTTGTACCCCAAAGACCAAACCAAACTGCAATGCTTGTCCCCTCCGACCATACTGTATGTCTCAACAAACAGGTACACAGCTTGATTATCCCATCACACCGCCAAAGAAAGAACGGACAATTGAAAAACGCTTTCTCCTTCGAATTCACGACCAAGAACATATGTTAATTCGAAAACGACCAAATAAAGGAATCCTTGCCGGTCTATATGAATTTCCAAATTTTTCCTACACTTCAGAGGAAGAAGCACAAAATCAGGCTCTTTCCTTTATAAAAAGCCTTGATTTTGTTCCCATCCAAGTGAGCAAATTGCCCTTACATCGACATATTTTTACGCATAAAGAATGGATGATCGAGGGACTTGATATTTTTATTGAAACTCCACCTTCTACTCCTCAAAAAAAGGAAGAATATATCTGGGCGAATATGGTAGATATCACTAATTTTTATACGATTCCTTCAGCATTTTCTCCATATCTAAAGATATAG
- a CDS encoding SAM-dependent methyltransferase, with protein sequence MGELLNYIEKMCQDDLVKIVISKPKKAIEEFKKIVVVQKKEFFQIEKYTKTQVFHENIAGKDLSAKLNELIERHFLQVNAFGERGEHMIMISKKGNPAYKLKARSEENGKENQKKGMEHNRKKKYLLEEGKVIAPLVDMGIFTKEGKVVKSMYDKYRQINRMLELIDDAISHSNLQEMNVIDFGCGKSYLTFILYHYLHEIKKIKTRMIGLDLKEEVIKNCNLAAKRYGYEHLEFFLGDINGFQAPFSVDMVITLHACDTATDYALYNAVQWGAKMIFSVPCCQHELNQQLDTQNFGILSKYGIVKERFAALATDAIRANLLEYSGYRTQLLEFIDFEHTPKNMMIRAVRRAITPKIVIESSRREVENLMKEFHFSPTLYSLLVKKER encoded by the coding sequence ATGGGAGAATTATTAAATTATATAGAAAAAATGTGTCAAGATGACCTAGTAAAGATTGTCATTAGTAAGCCAAAAAAGGCCATTGAAGAGTTTAAAAAGATTGTGGTTGTGCAAAAGAAGGAGTTCTTTCAAATTGAGAAGTACACAAAGACACAGGTGTTTCATGAAAATATTGCGGGGAAGGATTTGAGTGCTAAGCTAAATGAATTGATTGAAAGGCATTTTTTACAAGTCAATGCCTTTGGGGAAAGGGGAGAACATATGATTATGATCTCCAAAAAGGGAAATCCAGCTTATAAGTTAAAGGCAAGGAGTGAGGAAAATGGCAAAGAAAATCAGAAAAAAGGGATGGAACACAATCGAAAAAAGAAGTATTTGCTCGAGGAAGGCAAGGTCATTGCCCCACTTGTCGATATGGGAATTTTTACTAAAGAGGGAAAAGTTGTAAAGAGTATGTATGACAAGTACAGGCAAATTAATCGAATGTTGGAATTAATTGATGATGCGATTTCTCACAGCAATTTGCAAGAAATGAATGTCATTGATTTTGGTTGTGGAAAGTCCTATTTGACCTTTATTTTATACCACTATTTGCATGAAATAAAGAAAATAAAAACAAGAATGATTGGGCTTGATTTAAAGGAAGAGGTCATTAAAAATTGCAATCTTGCAGCAAAACGGTATGGCTATGAGCATCTGGAATTTTTCCTCGGAGATATCAATGGCTTTCAGGCTCCATTTTCAGTGGATATGGTGATAACATTGCATGCCTGTGACACGGCAACAGATTATGCACTTTATAATGCTGTCCAGTGGGGGGCAAAGATGATTTTTTCTGTGCCATGTTGTCAACATGAGCTCAATCAGCAACTAGACACCCAAAATTTTGGCATACTTTCCAAATATGGGATTGTCAAGGAGAGATTTGCAGCATTGGCCACCGATGCCATTCGAGCAAATTTATTGGAGTACAGTGGCTATCGCACACAATTATTGGAGTTTATTGACTTTGAACACACGCCAAAAAATATGATGATTCGTGCGGTCAGAAGAGCAATAACGCCCAAAATAGTGATTGAGAGCAGTAGAAGAGAAGTGGAAAATTTAATGAAAGAGTTCCATTTTTCTCCTACATTATATTCGTTACTTGTCAAAAAGGAGAGGTAG
- a CDS encoding DNA alkylation repair protein yields the protein MMDVKIEEIRKKLFELQDKKYRDFQCRLIPTLESTTIIGVRTPELRRYAKELVKQKEMQNFLHFLPHQYFEENQLHAFMISEIKDNKQCLEELNQFLPFVDNWATCDQLSPKVFKKNRSELIDQIKQWVCSDRTYTVRFGIGMLLEHFLDDDFDPIYLEMVSKISSEEYYIRMMVAWYFATALAKQYTKALLYIEEQKLDIWTHNKTIQKAVESRRITLEQKEYLRRLKI from the coding sequence ATGATGGATGTTAAAATTGAAGAGATAAGAAAAAAGCTCTTTGAGCTACAAGATAAAAAATATCGTGATTTTCAGTGCAGGTTAATTCCAACACTAGAATCAACTACGATAATCGGAGTAAGAACTCCAGAGCTTCGAAGATATGCAAAGGAGCTTGTCAAACAAAAAGAAATGCAAAATTTTTTGCATTTCCTTCCCCATCAATATTTTGAAGAAAATCAACTTCATGCTTTTATGATTTCAGAGATAAAAGATAATAAGCAGTGCCTAGAAGAGTTGAATCAATTTTTGCCATTTGTTGATAACTGGGCAACCTGTGATCAACTTTCCCCTAAGGTATTCAAAAAGAATCGCTCTGAATTGATTGATCAGATAAAACAGTGGGTTTGTTCGGATAGAACATATACGGTTCGATTTGGAATTGGAATGCTTTTAGAGCATTTTCTTGATGATGATTTTGATCCAATCTATTTAGAAATGGTATCCAAGATTAGCTCTGAGGAATATTATATTCGTATGATGGTAGCTTGGTATTTTGCTACAGCACTTGCCAAACAATATACCAAAGCTCTACTATATATAGAAGAGCAAAAACTAGATATCTGGACGCACAATAAGACTATTCAAAAAGCTGTGGAGAGCCGAAGAATTACACTAGAGCAGAAGGAATATTTGAGGCGTTTAAAGATTTGA
- a CDS encoding class I SAM-dependent methyltransferase yields the protein MAKKEEIQGAYQLTGGHTSFYDHMMTCSTFLGKIICYFVWNMDREKNRKYIHQALSGIPKNFSGKILEIPVGTGVLTMPKYKKLPGAEITCVDYSSDMMKSAQEKAEHMGIRNIHFLQGDVGNLPFADDSFDIVLSMNGFHVFPDKNAAYKEVFRVLKSGGVFCGCFYTKGGCKRTDWFARHFYVPRGFFTPPFETESSLRRRLLKTCKEVLITRVESVACFRCIKK from the coding sequence ATGGCGAAAAAAGAAGAAATTCAAGGTGCATATCAGCTGACGGGAGGTCATACGAGCTTCTATGACCATATGATGACCTGTTCCACTTTCCTGGGCAAAATAATTTGCTATTTCGTGTGGAATATGGATAGGGAAAAGAATCGAAAATATATTCATCAAGCTCTATCTGGGATACCAAAGAATTTTTCAGGAAAAATTCTAGAAATTCCAGTGGGAACAGGAGTGCTAACGATGCCAAAGTATAAGAAGTTGCCAGGTGCAGAGATTACTTGTGTAGATTATTCATCCGATATGATGAAATCTGCACAAGAAAAGGCCGAACATATGGGAATAAGAAATATCCATTTTTTACAGGGGGATGTGGGAAATCTTCCATTTGCGGATGATTCCTTCGACATTGTGCTTTCCATGAATGGATTCCATGTCTTTCCTGACAAAAATGCAGCTTACAAAGAGGTGTTTCGTGTCCTAAAATCGGGCGGAGTCTTTTGTGGTTGTTTTTATACAAAGGGTGGATGTAAAAGAACAGATTGGTTTGCACGGCACTTTTATGTTCCTAGGGGATTTTTTACACCACCATTTGAAACCGAAAGCAGCCTCAGGAGAAGATTATTAAAAACTTGCAAGGAAGTTTTGATAACTCGAGTAGAAAGTGTGGCATGTTTTCGGTGCATAAAAAAATAG
- a CDS encoding biotin transporter BioY — protein MSTKRITLIALFSAILCVLGPLSIPIGPISFSLTPFGVCLAAYVLGMRDGVISCLIYLLIGAIGLPVFSGFQGGLIKLLGPTGGYLIGFIFLSLCTGVVAQYAQNNISLEFLGMIIGLFLCYLLGTLWLSHQMHLGFFKALSVGVIPFIIPDLIKLILARSIGIKIKKINGDTTV, from the coding sequence ATGTCTACAAAAAGAATCACACTTATCGCACTGTTTAGTGCAATTTTATGTGTACTCGGTCCTCTTTCTATTCCTATTGGGCCAATTTCATTCTCTCTTACTCCATTTGGTGTCTGCCTAGCCGCCTATGTGCTCGGTATGAGGGACGGCGTTATTAGCTGCCTAATCTACCTTCTCATTGGTGCCATTGGACTCCCTGTATTTTCTGGTTTTCAGGGCGGATTGATTAAACTTTTAGGTCCAACTGGAGGATACCTGATCGGATTTATTTTCCTCAGCCTGTGCACAGGAGTGGTTGCTCAATACGCACAAAATAACATATCTCTTGAATTTTTAGGAATGATCATCGGACTCTTTTTGTGCTATCTCCTTGGAACATTGTGGTTATCCCATCAGATGCACCTTGGCTTTTTTAAGGCTCTCTCTGTTGGTGTTATTCCATTTATTATTCCAGATCTCATCAAATTAATTCTTGCCCGATCCATTGGGATAAAAATTAAAAAAATAAACGGGGATACTACTGTGTAG